AAAAAGGTTTGGGGACTACGGCTCTATATAAATAACTTGCAGACATGCTTCAACAACATCAAACAAAACTATGAAAAATTTATGATCACTACAAAGGTTAATAAGTTAATGAGAGATCATAATCTCACCTTCCGGCTGCCAGCGTGATTCCGATGCTCACAGAGCCACACTCCCTGCCACGTGCCGAGGTTTAACTTTCCATCTGTGATGGGGATCGTCAGAGAGGAACCGAGGAAGCAAGCTTTCACATGTGCCGGCTGCAGGACAGAagtaatatatattaaataaacattcatATTCCATGTATGGATAAAATGAAATTGGTTTACTTAATGTAGAGTTGTACAGTCTATtgaaactaaaacaaaattattataaacaatacaatggtattgtttaggtatattatctcaacacagacatacagatgcagtaatattttaaaatgaaaatgaaacagAAGTATTCATTTCCAACAAGTATACATATGTCACACATGAAAAAGAAACTATTCAATTTATCTACATATTTCTAAAACTATATAATGATATAGCAGTTATATGAGGTTGGTCCTCCATACAGAGCAATGTAAGatttaatcaatattttttaggtatttttattattttcatacataaaaaaacatacactgtGTAAACAATTTCATAGATAGAAATTTTAATAGAAAAGATAGCCTAAGCATATAATATGATAGATTAAACAGTAACAAAAGACCCGGAAatgtcgttttttttatataataaatattttctcatCAGAAGCTTGACTGATTTTGTTACACTACTGTTAACAGTTCAATGGTTGAGTGGTCTGTGAATGTGTCAACAGAATCATATGTCGCAAGTTCATGCTGCACTATTACCAATATGGTTGGCTGAATTTTTTGTTTGGATGTGTTTATAAACAAAACTGAATCATGGCTTTTAATGAACAGACTCAGGCGCAGATCTAGCCCTCAAAAAAGGTCACAGCCACTTGAAAATCTGTCAAGCGCGAGTCAGAGTATGCACTCGTGCATAAACAACCTTTTTCCGTGCATCAAGACACACACTTCACAATTATAttagggttgtgggcatgcccatcATGCCCACAATGCCCACAATGGTGGATCCACCCTTGAACACACCTCGTAAGTTCACAGGGTTAACACATCTAATATCTATTTGTGAAACCAAGACACTAAAATGatgtttcatgtgttacctgttttttacatctcataaatagtgatgtgccataACCAGTAATCACCGAAAAGTTTTGGTAAGTACATATgttatacgtaaaaaaaataagatatgaACAGATCTGTGATGTACTAACACACATAGGGCACTCAAGACATTTGAAAAtaggtaaaatgggtctaatgaaaatgccactgtttaggagatatttcgactttttgtcgatgatgtatttaaatttcattttgattctAAGCAAGTTCTGCCTGAAAGCTCAATGCTTATGAAGAGTAGAATATTNNNNNNNNNNNNNNNNNNNNNNNNNNNNNNNNNNNNNNNNNNNNNNNNNNNNNNNNNNNNNNNNNNNNNNNNNNNNNNNNNNNNNNNNNNNNNNNNNNNNATGTACATACATTTCAGCGATTCATTTTTAGGTTTCTGTAGTCAACTagaaaggaacccttatagtttcgccatgtctgttctgcctgtctgtccgcggctaagctcagagactgttcactagaaagctgtaataatTTGCATATCAGTCACTAGGTCGAAAGTggtaaaatatatcaaaaaaaaattttagggtacctcccataagaCGAAAGTGGGGTTGATCtcagacacgcggtagcgtgtcaagccaagttcaagctaacagaactggcgagcagcaccgtttgtaattttacccgaaccttTTGGAGCACCACTTTgaaccccctcataactcaaaaaatatttcacataaACGTTGTCAAATTTGGCTACGCGcttcgcagcgacatcgttgcgcgcacGCGGTGAAATGGTTatacatcgtcatcatcatcatcatcagaaggaaagatgtccactgctgaacaaaggccttccccttagaaaGCAACAAatgaactcgccacttgcaatcCATCGGTTTCCCGCAAACTCTCCGATGTCGCCTGCCAATGCTTTTCGTCTCAGCTGTAACATTAAAGCCGATGGTCTGTAATGTTTCATCTTATGTGaacatatatttagatatatatagattaaaaatgaacttattttattaaattaaattattatatacttattgagactatttcattgtaaaattatcaatatcaacttattatttactaaactaCTCAAATAAGATCACTGGCAATACTGACTGACAGATAGAGGAAGATTTCTGACGTAATCGTGAAGCCAATGAAGCCATTGAGACCAAAGAGGCGAAAGTGGCCAAAGTAAAAAATGTAACGACAGAAGCCAGAGATGCCAGTGTTGCAAGTGTAACTacaatttaagtataaaagGGGCACGAAGACGAACGGAAAAAGACTTTGATTTTGCTACGCGTTCGGGAAGGTTCTCCCTGAATTATTGAAGTATCGattattttcgtaatttttgttGGGGGGTTTTTGATAAtttcttgttaattaattatagtgtATTCTTTTGTGTAAATTTCCTGCTTTGTGTATTTTATCGCCAAAATACGAGTGATTTGATATTCATTGCTGGAGACTACATAGCGATtcgaattgtttatttaatagttaaaacGGGGTTTAATGggattttgtgttttgtttgtgaagTTGGGTTTATATTAATATTGGGGTAGCGGAGAACCCAACCGGATTTCGGCTCAGTAATAGCCGATTCTTAGGGAATGAGAGCCAGGTCACCTAGCGGTGGTAACGGACAGGCTGGCATTCCCTGGGAACGTTCTTCAATGTAGAGTACGCCTATTGGAGTAAGGGCGGGGTCTTGTATTATACCGGAAGAGACAGACCTAGTTTTCTCCCAGGGTTTTGGAGGGTTTGAGATGCCATACCGGTGTCCTAAATTCACCAAGATCTTGTCcgctttatctatttatttatttattcgcacTCTTATTCTTCGTTACTGGTATTTGTCGACCCAATCCCCTTGATGGATACCAGTAGGCACACGGGTGTTAGGAATTAGGGAGCAGAGTTACCCACTCGACTTAGGTTTAGCTTAGAATAGGCTCTCTCACTGCACTTTGAGAGAGACTCCGCGAGTAATTTAAATGTGGAACCCGGGTTCCTAGTTTGCTGCTTTCGTGTAGATCAGTTGGTTAGTTTAGAAGTAGGAATAGGATATAGTAGGTTTGGTATTATTATCTCCACTTGGGGAAGGTGGTTGTTTTATCTGATTTggtatttaattgtgtttttcttCGCATTAACTATACAGCTACTTAACTATTTGCTTAGGCTGCTTTTAAGTTTGCCTACTACGTACAGAACCTAGCCATACTCATggcgacatacttacataaatactgACTATAAATGACAGACTTTTGACGCCCGACGAATGAAAGGTTTCAGCGTTTCGCTTTCATTCAATGTCCTATGTTACAAACGCTAGTAGCTTCAAACAAGtgagacaaaataattcaacaactcacgacagaataatatttatttgctgaaagtAGAATCTCCTTTGAAGACTGTGGTCGTTCCTGGTAGCGAACCTTGGATTGTATAGTCCTGTTTTGGCTATTTATACCAACTATTTTAATGGTAAAAGGCTTTACCAAATACTTATCTTTCATAAACTAACAATGCAAGTCATTTTGACTAAGACTAAGGCAGATGCAAGTCAGTGGCTGACCGGTACCAGGTGATCCGGAAGTTACTTATTGGTCAATATGATGAACCATTGAAGTTACATCTTCGTACTACTGAAGTTGGCTTTGTTACTGCAGGAGTATTGTGATCACGGGTTTGATCCAGGAACAGCCTCAGGCTATAATTGACTTCCCTTTGAAATGTCCTCTCATATAAATAAtgatatgttttatttcctaACAAGGAAAAGGTAGTATGCTCCTTCAGGGCTAACGCAGAGGAGGCAACATCCAGTTCGGTGACGAAAGCCACTTTCAGGGGCGGGGAGTGGGCCTCTGAACTTTAGCTGCGGTATAAAATACCTCTTCCACACGAACATATCATAGACTATAGACAGAATGACCTATAAGAAACTAAACTTTAATAACTTTCTTCATTCAACCTTCTTTTgtcttttctttattattagttaaattatataataatattaatggtAGAGCTTTTTTCCCATTATACTAAACGAACTAAAGGGTTACTTCCTCGGACACAACGTAGGTTCCTTATTCTAGACCGCTAGCGATCACTTGGCCAATCTTTTGACTTAAATAAGGTAAATCAACTTGAGTTAggtttaggtaattttgtaggttgaggacccataataaggtaataaaataataatatattaataaataaataggtaataaaatattagttcaGTATGTAGGCATCGATATAGGCTTAGGTAGGGTTAAGtagattcaaaattaaaaaggtTAGGGAGGATTCGTTACAATTTTGGTGCCGTGACGACCAGGATAGTATGTATGTTTTAGTAATTATTACCAACTAGCTTAtgctcgcgacttcgtctgcgcggatctaggttatcgcgcgacGGCGCCCTCTACCGAAATAAAAGGTATTTTATGTTGATCCTCAGggttcaaactatctatatactaaatttcatcaaaatcagttcagtgatTTCGGCGTGAAaacgtaacagacagacagacagagttactttcgcatttataatattagtagggatagtagggattacctacttcatttaaatttattagtttttattttttccattacTGTTTCACTGGGTCCTCAAATAATCATTTCTCTGTTAAgtcatttattataatacaatttattcATGTTACGTTGCGCGTAGATATGATATAAAGTTGATTTTGCCTTGTTTGGGTCGAGTGTTGTTATAATCTGTTGTCACGTGACAATTGGTTATAGcaacaattttgttgacgtgaAAAAGGAAAGTATAAGTGGGAAATAGGAGCTCATAGTAGGCAGTCGTATTCTTCTACAGCAGAAGTAGTTTTCTTATCGGTTGCAGCGCTCCTTGTAcattttgttctgaaaaaaaaaaaaaatcatgttaaCAACTTTCGGTAAAAACAGTGATTGAGTAAGAGGTTGAAGTTAGTGATGTTGTGATTAGTTAAATAAAGCGTGAAAAGGAATAagttaattacattaaatacaGTTATCTCTTGAGTgattaaataatttagtaattaattaagtagtagtagttttgATGTAAGTGAAGTATGTTAAGTAACTGAGTTGTGTAAAGTCAAGTAAAAATGGTTCGACTCCATGAACACAGCAAACCTAGGAAGTTACAAGCACGTTATATCATTATATTGTTATtagtggtcgaaacgtcgaggtgaaTGTTGCTCCTGTGTATAGCATGATGGGTCCTGtttgttgtattttaaaattatggaGTTCATGAAGTTCAATAGTGAGAACTAGAGTTTACTAGAAGTTAGGAGggaaataacaaattaaaaattagagaAGTCAAGTACAACTAGGCCCATCATTTAAGAAATGTAAGAATATTGTCAGACATGTAATAGAAACTAAATAATCTGAAATTGGCGTAGCTTATTATATGATTACAGGTAGTGGgggcacaaacaaataaaattaatgcctGAAACAAAGAGATGATATTTACAGAGTTCCTTAACTCTAATATAACACATTGAAGTAGTTTGGGTTAGTTAGTTTACTCATTCAATATAGGATtgcattataatttaaataaatgtcagtcaagtgtaagaatttatattgaaatcaTCAAAGGtataaataagattaataataatagaaaaataaaaattccaatCATGTCATTgacaaataacaattaaaataagattggtTCTCCTTTAGGGTTTGTTATTGTGGTTTGGTTTACTAAATAGTTCATTGAAAATAGCTGACACCAACCGAGGCCACTGGGTTGTGTGGGGACTTCTGTCCAGCCCTGGGCTTCCTctggctgatgtgatgatgaagatgatgatgatgatgattgtgaaTAGAGCAAAGAGCAGTCTGAGTAACAGAGACAATAGTGATTGTAAGCTAACTAGGGCCGGACTAGTAGGAAAggtttttctaaaaataaaaaaataaataaaaattaagtaatatgaaTCTGCATATAAATTCCCAATTAAGTGCATAGACTAATTTATAGATAAGGTAGGGTAGGTAGGCTACATATTACCTAAATAAAATGCTGGTCAGCAATTTTCAGTACATCAGCAAGGGCATGTGTTTTAACCACGGGGCAAAAGTCAAGTTTTCCTCGGGCCCAGGTcacctgaaaaatattttagtaagattgtaaataaatccatagacattgataatttttaatacatagACAGAAAACTAAGAACATAACTAAGATAATtagaaaaacatatatatacCGTACCTATATTACTGTTCAAAGGAATATCCTTCTTGGCTTTCCCGAACCCGAGACTAAGGATAGATACTCAGCGCTGAAACAAAGTAAGAAATAAGCATCAAAATCTGGTTCTAGTCTAGTTACTTTTAagaataaagttaaatataaatatattttatattgagtaaGTTCGGTGAAAGTAAATTTCTTCTCAGTCAAAAACCAATTTTATTCACTATAAAATGTTATGGCATCAGgttaatttcaataattgagACTTATTTCAAGTAATAGACACATTGCAAACAAGCATATATCTACAtctcaattaaatataattactagAAAATGTTCTAACCAGAATGGTTGTAGAGTGAATAAAATTTAGGTATGTTAGCAAATTGTACTTGTGCTTTCCTgataaaatagttaaaacaataacaaaaggaGAATAGATAGATGATTTGCTTGTGTACTATAGGTATTATCaggaaattaaaagttaagtTAGATTGATAGACATCGGCTGATTATTAACTTTGTTTATAGAATGCAGTGGTACAATTACAATCATTTTCCGTCAAAACATAGGTTAGTAACTGATTATTATCATGGTATTTAGTAATGACATTGCCGTAAGCTACATAGTCATCGATGGTATTTAGTATGTTTGAGACAACTAGGTTTCAGATATCATTGTGGCTGAATTATGTATAAAACGAAAACTTATTCCATCAAAATCACggttaaaataatctaacaactaaagtaaaaataagtaatagtaacttACTCGGATTGAAGCCGATTGTTTATCTTTGTAAGGCGTATTTTCGACGGAGTGGTCTTGGTTCTCGGTTGTGATTCGTTCTTGAGTCTTCATGGCGATTATCTCGGTAAAATAATACGTATTCATCCACTTAGATTaacaaaataagtacaaaataggcacaataaacaaacaatgcGCAGACGCCATatcttttataagaaaaaaaatatatattttctttaggTTATTGACAGATTACAAATACGTGttgccaaaataaaaataattactcgATATAAGGATGTCCATTCATCGTCACAACTGTGATTGTGGTTAGCGGGTTTTGTACGATACATTATAAATTCTTTGCTAGCTGTTAAATATAATAGTTAGGTATTCATATCATATAAATTTTACCATTAAGATTGTTTTAGTGTATGTCAACCGTTTGTTATAGTGTATAACgacctttaatattttttaatattgagaTGACAGCATTGATTAGAAGATGATGGCGGCAGATAGGAAAGAACATTTTgtagtaaaaatatcaaataaaataaaaggacaAGAGTGCCCTAATTATTTATGGTAAACGACCTAAAACAAAGATGAAGCTTAGacgtaaatatatttaatttaatattccaGTAAAGGGTCTGCCAGATTGCATCGATTTTGTCTATTGTCATTCGTctctttctaacaaatatacaGATTAGTATTCGTAACAGACATTTAGATATTCGAAAGGAATAAATGCATCGCGTAGTAAAAATAGaacgtaattataataaaattgtgtaaatacctataaatacATTGCAATAATGTTCTTTCTGTCAAGAGAAATAAACTTTCGTAACGGTAAGATATTTAATATTGTCTATGGAGCAGGCAGGTGTAGTACTATGTGAGTTGTCAAAATTGCCAGGGTCAAAAACAATAGATCATTGATAATAGTcattgtcaatgtcaatgtcagtTAATGGTTGACACATTTAGCTGTTCGGAAACTATTATAGCGAAACGCAGCTCCGATTGCGTTTAGCTAGTGCATTCCACACTTGGGGGCACGGGCACGACCGTATGAATTTTATGaaactaaataacaattttagtAGAATTACCGTTAGCTTCTAGGAAACAATGTTCTAGTGTAGACTAATTATTTAGCGTATAAAGTAAAGTAAGGTTAAGTTAAGATTATGACCGTGATgacatgttttaaaattttatgataataGTGTTCATTTATCCGAACGCAAATATCAGTCAGTACGTAGCTGTCAAAATGTATACGATTTAGGATACGTTTTTGTtgaaaagcaaaaacaaaataataataatatgaaagtaATAGTGCAGGGTTTGCTAAGTGAGTTTAAAAAGCTTTTTGAGGACTGTGCGGTGCTTGCGTTATTGTCTGACAACATGTATGTGTGTAAACaacctctttattgtacaaaagaattGTACTTCTCCAACTAacaaattagtttaataatcGTAGTAGTGTCATGTAAATATCTAGTAAGGCTACGCAGATGGATGAAGCAAAGcacataattatatatacaCTTAGATAGGGTGAGTATTTTAATACAAAGTATTCTAAtcgattttatttatatgtattttaataacCAACGCGGGCGGTGGTATAGTCCAATATCTAAGACGTTTTCAAATTAATGAATGGATCAGCTGTACATTGATATTGTGCAAACTAACCTTCCAGAATAGATAGATTTATGAGTGATTTTATTGGCAATATAAGAAAACAaatctatataattaaattttactttagttTGGCAATTATAGATAATGCTTACCTTCCTGTTTCCGTACTGCTTTCTGTGTATTATGGTATAGGTTAGCAATTTATAGGTTTATGCGATTACTTTCTAATTACATTGTATTTTTGTGAAGTCTATTTTCGTTGACTTAAGTATCTGGGGGGGGCATGCAGAGCAGCATAATCAAGTAGggcaaaacatttaattgtatGAACCATTATTCATAGGAAAAGCAAACACTAGGTACATACATGAATTTGCATTACATAACTAGCGTTCCCGGCATAATTTTAACTAAGTCAGGCAACAGTAAATTGAGGCgatgtttatatgtattattattatagcctctttatttccattttgaatCACAGAACATTATCATAAGTGCATgcattacatatttaaaattaattattatattaattattacacccattaatttgacgaccggatggccgagtggatGGAGAGCCTGGCTGTGGGGCTTGGGgcctcgggttcgattcctggccggggcGGGTGTTTCTGTGGGTGATGCGGGTGTTTGTTTTTGGATATTGGGTGTTCAGtatgtattgtttgtttgtttgtttgtactctttattgtacagaaaggaaaaacaaaaagtttacataaataaaagttatgttAAGTACagaggcggacttatccctgcagggatctgtgccagtcaacctttgagtggtagaggagccatcaaaaaaacaaggatcgacaaatagagcaaaacatttgaataaatataaatgcatatgtaaacctcaaatacctaactatatacaataaatatataacacatatataactaaatataaaataaaatactacacaaatttacatacaatacataaataatacaagtataaaggataattacttactaaataatcaaggaactagtGTGAGCTacatcttcttcaatgtctcCCTGAACGAGTATACGGAGGAAGATTGTCGGACGGTGATCGGCAAACGATTCCACAACCTAACCGCATGCACAGAAAAGGATTTGGAGTAGATCTTGGATGAGGTAGGAGATGCTAGAAGAAGATTGGCGCTTGACCGCAAACGATGTTGGCTGCCTTCAGCTAAGTAGCTGAATCGCTCAGAAAGATATAAAGGAGCCAAAGGATTAAAAAGAATGTTGAAGAGCAATGACAGAATGTGGACGTTTCTGCggttgtatttgtttgtatggGGGTGTTTGTCCGTTGCCAGGTATACGTTAGTGCGggctttgcttggtttgggactGAGTTGGTGTTGGGGGTCCtatgaaacttatttatttattacatatatatttcagaaatacataacatttcatttcataataaataaatagcattcCAAATATAacgattatattatataaattatttaaattttatagtcTATTCAGAAAAAAGAATGGTTTAAGTAtattaatactaataattaaGACAATACATTCTTCAGGTATTTGGTTAAGTTAGAATGGGCACAGA
Above is a window of Choristoneura fumiferana chromosome 18, NRCan_CFum_1, whole genome shotgun sequence DNA encoding:
- the LOC141437981 gene encoding UPF0047 protein YjbQ-like codes for the protein MNVYLIYITSVLQPAHVKACFLGSSLTIPITDGKLNLGTWQGVWLCEHRNHAGSRKVVVTLSGCPRDSPLSAASPASCSS